One Staphylococcus simiae genomic region harbors:
- a CDS encoding ABC transporter ATP-binding protein, with the protein MIKRYLEFVKPYKYRIIATIIVGIIKFGIPMLIPLLIKYAIDGVINNHALSSAEKINHLGIAIGIALFIFVIVRPPIEFIRQYLAQWTSNKILYDIRKRLYNHLQALSARYYANNQVGQVISRVINDVEQTKDFILTGLMNIWLDCITIIIALSIMFFLDVKLTFAALFIFPFYILTVYVFFGRLRLLTRKRSQALAEVQGFLHERVQGISVIKSFAIEDNEAQNFDKKNSHFLTRALQHTRWNAYSFAAINTVTDIGPIIVIGVGAYLAISGSITVGTLAAFVGYLELLFGPLRRLVASFTTLTQSFASMDRVFQLMDEDYDIKNGIGAQPIEIKQGRIDIEHVSFKYNDDESYILNDINLSIDKGETVAFVGMSGGGKSTLINLIPRFYDVTSGEILIDGHNIKDFLTGSLRNQIGLVQQDNILFSDTVKENILLGRPTATDEEVIEAAKMANAHEFIMNLPQGYDTEVGERGVKLSGGQKQRLSIARIFLNDPPILILDEATSALDLESESIIQEALDVLSKDRTTLIVAHRLSTITHADKIVVIENGQIVEVGTHQELIDQQGSYEHLYSIQNL; encoded by the coding sequence ATGATTAAGCGATATTTGGAATTTGTTAAACCATACAAATATCGTATTATTGCAACGATAATTGTTGGGATAATTAAATTTGGAATACCGATGTTAATACCATTATTAATAAAGTATGCCATTGATGGTGTGATTAATAATCATGCATTATCATCTGCAGAAAAAATTAATCATTTAGGTATTGCTATTGGTATAGCGTTGTTTATATTTGTAATAGTTAGACCACCCATTGAGTTTATTAGGCAATACTTAGCACAATGGACTAGTAATAAAATTTTATATGATATACGTAAAAGATTGTATAATCATTTGCAAGCATTAAGTGCGAGATATTATGCCAACAATCAGGTGGGACAAGTTATCTCAAGAGTTATAAATGATGTTGAACAAACTAAAGATTTTATTTTAACAGGATTAATGAACATATGGTTAGACTGTATCACTATAATCATTGCCTTATCCATTATGTTCTTCTTAGATGTAAAATTAACATTTGCCGCATTATTTATCTTCCCATTTTATATTTTGACAGTTTATGTATTTTTCGGACGATTAAGATTGTTAACTAGAAAAAGATCTCAAGCCCTAGCTGAAGTACAAGGGTTTTTACATGAACGTGTACAGGGTATATCCGTAATTAAAAGTTTTGCGATTGAAGATAATGAAGCTCAAAATTTTGATAAGAAAAATAGCCATTTCTTAACTCGAGCATTACAGCATACAAGATGGAATGCATATTCATTTGCAGCAATAAATACAGTAACTGATATTGGTCCAATCATTGTAATTGGCGTAGGGGCATATTTAGCAATATCAGGATCTATTACAGTAGGTACATTAGCCGCATTTGTTGGTTATTTAGAATTATTATTTGGGCCTTTACGTCGTTTAGTTGCATCTTTTACAACGTTGACACAAAGTTTTGCGTCAATGGATAGGGTGTTTCAATTAATGGATGAAGATTATGATATTAAAAATGGTATTGGAGCACAGCCAATTGAAATCAAACAAGGGCGTATTGATATTGAACATGTTAGCTTTAAATATAATGATGATGAATCTTATATTTTAAATGATATTAATCTAAGTATTGATAAAGGAGAGACGGTTGCCTTTGTTGGTATGAGTGGTGGCGGTAAATCTACCTTGATTAATTTAATACCTAGATTTTATGATGTAACCTCTGGTGAAATATTAATAGATGGTCATAATATTAAAGACTTTTTAACTGGTAGTTTACGTAATCAAATTGGTTTAGTTCAACAAGATAATATATTGTTTTCAGATACTGTTAAAGAAAATATTTTACTTGGTAGGCCAACTGCTACTGATGAAGAAGTTATAGAAGCGGCTAAGATGGCTAATGCACATGAATTTATTATGAATCTGCCTCAAGGTTATGATACTGAAGTTGGTGAACGTGGCGTTAAGTTATCTGGTGGACAAAAACAAAGGCTGTCTATTGCGAGAATTTTCTTAAATGATCCTCCAATTTTAATACTTGATGAAGCGACAAGTGCTCTTGATTTGGAAAGTGAATCAATCATTCAAGAAGCGTTAGATGTTTTAAGTAAAGATCGAACAACATTAATTGTTGCACATAGATTATCTACGATTACACATGCAGATAAAATTGTCGTTATTGAAAATGGTCAAATTGTAGAGGTTGGCACACATCAAGAACTTATTGATCAACAAGGTTCATATGAACATCTGTATAGCATTCAAAATTTATGA
- the ntdP gene encoding nucleoside tri-diphosphate phosphatase — MVKESIPKEGETIKIQSYKHDGNIHRVWSETTILKGTDHVVIGGNDHTLVTESDGRTWITREPAIVYFHSEYWFNVICMFREDGIYYYCNLSSPFVCDEEALKYIDYDLDVKVYPNGKYHLLDEDEYEQHMNQMNYPHDIDVILRRNVDILQQWIEQKKGPFAPDFIKVWKERYKKIRQY, encoded by the coding sequence ATGGTCAAAGAATCCATACCTAAAGAAGGGGAAACTATTAAAATTCAGAGTTATAAACATGACGGTAATATTCACCGTGTGTGGTCTGAAACAACTATATTAAAAGGTACGGATCATGTGGTCATTGGAGGTAACGATCATACATTAGTTACTGAAAGTGATGGTCGTACATGGATAACTAGGGAACCCGCAATAGTTTATTTTCACTCTGAATATTGGTTCAATGTTATATGCATGTTTAGAGAAGATGGTATTTATTACTATTGTAATTTATCGTCACCATTTGTGTGTGATGAAGAAGCATTAAAATACATCGATTATGATTTAGATGTGAAAGTTTATCCTAATGGTAAATACCATTTATTAGATGAAGATGAATATGAACAACATATGAATCAAATGAATTACCCACATGACATTGATGTCATTTTAAGAAGAAATGTCGATATTTTACAGCAATGGATAGAACAGAAAAAAGGTCCATTTGCACCTGATTTTATTAAAGTGTGGAAAGAGCGCTATAAGAAAATCAGACAATATTAA
- a CDS encoding phosphoglycerate dehydrogenase, with product MKVVGLNRMREVEDKLKDKFPDVSFKFYKKAIDIPLEDKRELDILVGYDSKVDESFLKSCPNLKWLAWFATGVNNLPLQYIKDNNILLTNGRGVQAKQLSEYILAFILDDYKKMPLSYENQRKHIYDSTITGKRLAHNTLLFLGTGAIAQRTAKLAQAFNMKVIGMSKSGQLKDNFDEIYKISALNDLLPQADIVINALPETTETIHLLHRKHFEIMKDEALFINIGRGSIVKEELIIEVLREKIIRHAYLDVFEHEPLSSDSPLYELDNVTITAHITGNDYNAKYDLLDIFTNNLSSFLTKGELNENIVEADKGY from the coding sequence ATGAAAGTAGTTGGTTTGAATCGTATGAGAGAAGTTGAAGATAAATTAAAAGATAAATTTCCTGACGTTTCATTCAAATTTTATAAAAAAGCAATTGATATACCATTAGAAGATAAACGAGAATTAGACATTTTAGTAGGTTATGATAGCAAAGTTGATGAATCCTTTTTAAAAAGTTGTCCAAATTTAAAATGGCTTGCTTGGTTTGCTACAGGAGTAAATAACTTACCACTTCAATATATTAAAGATAATAATATTCTTTTGACTAATGGACGTGGTGTTCAAGCTAAACAATTATCGGAATATATCTTAGCTTTTATATTAGATGATTATAAAAAAATGCCTTTATCTTATGAAAATCAAAGGAAGCACATTTATGATTCAACCATTACTGGAAAAAGATTAGCACATAATACATTATTATTTTTAGGAACAGGTGCTATTGCCCAAAGAACTGCCAAGTTAGCTCAAGCATTTAATATGAAAGTAATTGGCATGAGTAAATCTGGACAATTAAAAGATAATTTTGATGAAATATATAAGATTTCTGCATTAAACGACCTACTACCTCAAGCAGATATTGTAATCAATGCCTTGCCTGAAACAACAGAAACAATACATTTATTGCACAGAAAGCATTTTGAAATTATGAAAGATGAGGCGTTGTTCATTAATATAGGAAGGGGAAGTATTGTAAAGGAAGAACTTATAATTGAAGTATTACGAGAAAAAATTATTAGACATGCATATTTAGATGTTTTCGAACATGAACCTTTATCGAGTGATAGTCCATTATATGAATTAGACAATGTAACGATTACTGCACATATAACTGGAAATGATTATAATGCAAAGTATGACTTGTTAGACATTTTCACTAATAATTTATCGTCGTTTCTCACTAAAGGAGAACTAAATGAGAATATAGTGGAAGCGGATAAAGGATATTAA
- the mutY gene encoding A/G-specific adenine glycosylase, with amino-acid sequence MYQQQNFKTHLVQWFDKNQRDMPWRETTNPYYIWLSEVMLQQTQVKTVIDYYYRFIDKFPTIAALSKASEDEVLKYWEGLGYYSRARNFHTAVKEVDDKYQGIVPDDPELFKQLKGVGPYTEAAVMSIAFDKPLATVDGNVFRVWSRLNNDHRDIKLQSTRKAYEQELLPFVQQQAGTFNQAMMELGALICTPKNPMCLFCPVQEHCEAFHIGNMTELPVKTKNIKKKTITQKVFLIRNEAGQYLLEKRQQKLLNGMWQFPMHEFKNADKAMSELLNTAITTLDEPLMQLKHQFTHLTWDIKVYAVPYTVDNLTLPDNMAWFDLDDRDQLSLPVSMSKIYQFITG; translated from the coding sequence ATGTATCAACAGCAAAATTTTAAGACGCATTTGGTACAATGGTTCGATAAAAATCAAAGAGATATGCCTTGGAGAGAAACGACAAATCCATATTATATTTGGTTGAGTGAAGTAATGTTACAACAAACACAAGTAAAAACAGTGATTGATTACTACTATAGATTTATCGATAAATTCCCGACCATTGCTGCTTTAAGTAAAGCATCTGAAGATGAAGTATTAAAATACTGGGAAGGTTTAGGCTATTATAGTAGAGCACGAAATTTTCATACGGCTGTTAAAGAAGTTGACGATAAATATCAAGGTATTGTACCTGATGATCCGGAGTTATTCAAACAATTAAAAGGTGTAGGACCTTATACAGAGGCAGCGGTGATGAGTATAGCATTTGATAAACCTCTAGCGACTGTCGATGGTAATGTATTTCGAGTGTGGTCTAGATTAAATAATGATCATAGAGATATTAAATTACAATCAACTAGAAAAGCCTACGAACAAGAGTTATTACCCTTTGTACAACAACAGGCTGGTACTTTTAACCAAGCAATGATGGAATTAGGTGCTTTAATTTGTACACCGAAAAATCCAATGTGTTTATTTTGCCCTGTACAAGAACATTGTGAAGCATTTCATATAGGTAACATGACAGAATTACCTGTAAAAACTAAAAATATAAAAAAGAAAACAATAACACAAAAAGTATTTTTAATTAGAAATGAAGCAGGACAATATTTATTAGAAAAGCGTCAGCAAAAATTATTAAATGGTATGTGGCAATTTCCAATGCATGAATTTAAAAATGCAGATAAAGCAATGTCTGAGTTATTAAATACAGCAATTACTACGTTAGATGAACCGTTAATGCAATTAAAGCATCAGTTTACGCATTTAACTTGGGATATAAAGGTATATGCTGTACCTTATACTGTTGATAACTTAACATTACCCGACAATATGGCATGGTTTGATCTTGATGATAGAGATCAATTATCGTTACCAGTTTCCATGTCTAAAATTTATCAATTTATAACTGGTTAA
- a CDS encoding ATP-binding cassette domain-containing protein has protein sequence MASSIVLKLLKVTHYYRNKRNHRWYLPFGYGAEDIELNNVSLHIYQGEALGIIGEPESSKTLVGQILGGAINPDKGKVVCKDDIFYSYIEDYKAINQTIENYVAQIVELFNYQINDHKAEQIIHYAHLHDIKEYKVSDLTKEQYAQLVLSIARSSKSNIIILNHILTYLSEQFMERALELADDYIDNNQTIVFIDDDVNKIEQVSNYIAWFSHGQLRMEGSLKQVLPVFKEHERDRQSLTDEEEIKNYDLDWKKSRSRIPEMTYNFKRIERYNHAKPPQFLIRFWTIVTTSLLGMLLMAVLIFNNSGIISFADNTNRNAIENENKDPYVDKLAYGIAFDGSVTLDGDKSVTLPKYSVITITGENSKNYKVSSDNKTFIVNKNKLDYFNPAGLYQSHSMKKLAPFMKSNYSNYIDYFNSQLHKQHSSVTKTLVPSDDNRYVAPITQQPIDMLFNDNNQLYGFVFPIVDKAKFKDKFNVNSNIWIAKVGNGYCIANMKENKWIYIEL, from the coding sequence ATGGCAAGTTCAATTGTATTAAAGTTACTCAAAGTAACGCATTACTATAGAAATAAACGAAATCATAGATGGTATCTACCTTTTGGTTATGGTGCTGAAGATATAGAATTAAATAATGTATCTCTTCATATATATCAAGGGGAAGCATTAGGGATTATTGGGGAGCCAGAATCATCTAAAACATTAGTTGGACAAATCCTTGGAGGAGCCATTAATCCTGATAAAGGTAAAGTTGTTTGTAAAGACGATATTTTTTACAGTTACATTGAAGATTATAAAGCAATTAATCAAACAATTGAGAACTATGTTGCGCAAATTGTTGAGCTATTTAATTATCAAATTAATGACCATAAAGCCGAACAGATTATTCACTATGCACATTTGCATGATATAAAAGAGTATAAAGTGAGTGATTTAACGAAAGAACAATACGCACAATTAGTGTTGAGTATTGCTAGATCTTCTAAGTCTAATATTATCATTTTAAACCATATTTTGACTTATTTATCAGAGCAATTTATGGAAAGAGCGCTTGAATTGGCTGATGATTATATTGATAATAATCAGACGATCGTATTTATAGATGATGATGTTAACAAAATCGAACAAGTAAGTAATTATATTGCATGGTTTTCACATGGACAATTAAGAATGGAAGGTTCTTTAAAACAAGTGCTACCTGTTTTTAAAGAACATGAAAGAGATAGACAAAGTTTAACTGATGAAGAAGAAATAAAAAATTATGATTTAGATTGGAAGAAAAGTCGTAGTAGAATTCCAGAAATGACATATAATTTCAAACGAATTGAACGTTATAATCATGCTAAGCCTCCACAATTTCTTATTAGATTTTGGACAATAGTAACAACCTCGTTACTTGGTATGTTATTAATGGCTGTTTTGATTTTTAACAATAGCGGTATTATATCTTTCGCTGATAACACAAATCGTAATGCTATCGAAAATGAAAATAAAGATCCTTATGTAGACAAATTAGCCTATGGTATTGCTTTTGATGGCAGTGTGACATTGGACGGTGATAAAAGTGTTACGCTTCCTAAGTATAGTGTTATAACGATTACTGGTGAAAATAGTAAAAATTATAAAGTCAGCTCAGATAATAAAACGTTTATCGTTAACAAAAATAAACTAGACTATTTTAATCCAGCAGGACTTTACCAATCTCATAGTATGAAAAAATTAGCACCATTTATGAAATCTAATTATAGTAATTACATAGATTATTTTAATAGCCAACTTCATAAACAACATAGTTCTGTAACTAAAACGTTAGTACCGAGTGATGACAATCGTTATGTCGCACCAATTACGCAACAACCAATTGATATGTTATTTAATGATAACAATCAATTATATGGATTTGTTTTTCCAATTGTAGATAAAGCTAAGTTTAAAGATAAATTTAATGTTAATTCTAATATTTGGATTGCCAAAGTTGGAAATGGCTATTGCATTGCTAATATGAAAGAAAATAAATGGATTTATATTGAATTGTAG
- a CDS encoding metal-dependent hydrolase, producing MDTATHIAMGIGLTALATQDPAMAGTFGATATTLIIGSLIPDGDTVLKLKDNATYISHHRGITHSIPFTILWPILITFLIFTFFKGVEPLHIWMWAQLAVFLHVFVDIFNSYGTQALRPITNKWIQLSVINTFDPIIFIILCLGIVLWIIGVHPFIIFFPIIAILIIYYIIRFKMRSTIKKQALKTIQQEHHPVKIFVAPTMKFMEWRVAIQTDEYDYVGLARGRNVVFSDKVKRQGLTTDSLLWKVKGNKDIRTFLNFSSIYRWQTTDLGDGTTEIRLIDLRYLKNNHYSFVAIAHLTTDNIIDHSYIGWVFTEDKLQRKLYSH from the coding sequence ATGGATACTGCAACACATATCGCAATGGGTATTGGATTAACTGCATTAGCAACACAAGACCCTGCAATGGCTGGTACATTTGGTGCTACTGCAACAACTCTAATTATTGGCTCTTTAATACCTGATGGCGATACCGTACTTAAATTAAAAGATAATGCTACTTATATTTCTCATCATAGAGGTATCACTCATTCCATACCATTTACGATTCTTTGGCCGATTTTAATTACATTCTTAATCTTTACCTTTTTCAAGGGCGTTGAACCATTGCATATATGGATGTGGGCACAACTTGCTGTGTTCTTACACGTTTTTGTAGATATCTTTAACTCCTATGGTACACAGGCGTTGCGACCTATTACAAATAAGTGGATTCAACTTAGTGTTATCAATACTTTTGACCCAATTATTTTTATTATTTTATGCTTAGGTATTGTACTATGGATTATAGGTGTACATCCATTTATCATCTTCTTTCCTATAATCGCAATTTTAATTATTTATTACATTATTAGATTTAAAATGCGTTCAACTATAAAAAAACAAGCACTTAAAACGATTCAACAAGAGCATCATCCTGTCAAAATTTTTGTTGCTCCTACTATGAAATTTATGGAATGGCGAGTTGCGATTCAAACAGACGAATATGATTATGTAGGACTTGCACGTGGACGAAACGTTGTCTTTAGCGATAAAGTAAAAAGGCAAGGTTTAACTACTGATTCTTTATTATGGAAAGTTAAAGGTAATAAAGATATTAGAACGTTTCTTAACTTTTCATCAATTTATCGCTGGCAAACAACTGATTTAGGTGACGGTACTACTGAAATAAGATTAATTGACTTAAGATATTTAAAAAATAATCATTACTCATTTGTAGCTATTGCACATTTAACAACAGACAATATTATTGATCATTCTTATATTGGATGGGTATTTACGGAAGACAAATTGCAACGTAAATTATATAGTCATTAA
- a CDS encoding YfhH family protein — MEQKKLSEMSEQELRHEIQLYREKMRKAEMNGILNEYDVYQSKVIVAESYLVDRNKIVIGKIYKLNDGSNQYFKVERLKGIFAWGFRFNSNEPEEGLPIALLQ, encoded by the coding sequence ATGGAACAGAAGAAATTGAGTGAGATGTCAGAACAAGAATTACGACATGAAATTCAACTATATAGAGAAAAAATGAGAAAAGCAGAAATGAATGGCATATTGAATGAATATGATGTCTATCAAAGTAAAGTAATAGTAGCAGAAAGCTATTTAGTTGATCGTAATAAAATAGTAATAGGTAAAATTTATAAACTTAACGATGGTAGTAATCAATATTTTAAAGTTGAAAGATTAAAGGGTATATTTGCGTGGGGCTTCAGATTTAATAGTAATGAGCCTGAAGAAGGTTTACCAATCGCGTTATTACAATAA
- a CDS encoding glutamate-1-semialdehyde 2,1-aminomutase, which translates to MKFTESERLQELSNEYILGGVNSPSRSYKAVGGGAPVVMKEGHGAYLYDVDGNKYIDYLQAYGPIITGHAHPHITQAIQEQAAKGVLYGTPTELEIDFSKKLREAIPSLEKIRFVNSGTEAVMTTIRVARAYTKRNKIIKFAGSYHGHSDLVLVAAGSGPSQLGSPDSAGVPESVAREVITVPFNDIDSYKEAIDYWGDEIAAVLVEPIVGNFGMVMPQPGFLEEVNKISHDNGTLVIYDEVITAFRFHYGAAQDLLGVIPDLTAFGKIIGGGLPIGGYGGRQDIMEHVAPLGPAYQAGTMAGNPLSMKAGIALLEVLEQDGVYEKLDQLGKRLEDGLLDLINKHKITATINRIYGSLTLYFTDEHITHYEQVERSSGEDFAKFFKLMLHQGINLAPSKYEAWFLTTEHTEEDIDQTLKAADYAFSQMSK; encoded by the coding sequence ATGAAGTTTACTGAAAGTGAACGACTACAAGAACTTTCAAATGAATATATCTTAGGTGGAGTTAATTCACCATCACGTTCATATAAAGCTGTGGGCGGCGGAGCCCCTGTTGTAATGAAAGAAGGACATGGTGCTTATTTATACGATGTAGATGGAAATAAATACATTGATTATCTACAGGCGTATGGTCCTATTATAACTGGTCATGCTCATCCCCATATTACTCAAGCAATTCAAGAGCAAGCAGCAAAAGGCGTATTATATGGAACACCTACTGAGTTAGAAATCGACTTCAGTAAGAAACTTAGAGAAGCTATACCTTCTCTAGAAAAAATACGTTTTGTCAATTCTGGTACAGAAGCAGTAATGACTACTATTCGTGTGGCACGTGCCTATACTAAACGTAATAAAATAATAAAATTTGCTGGTTCATACCATGGTCATTCAGATTTAGTACTTGTTGCAGCTGGAAGTGGTCCATCACAACTTGGTTCTCCAGATTCTGCTGGTGTGCCTGAAAGTGTAGCAAGAGAAGTTATAACTGTACCTTTTAATGATATTGATTCATATAAAGAAGCAATTGATTATTGGGGAGATGAAATTGCGGCTGTGTTAGTAGAACCTATTGTTGGTAACTTCGGAATGGTTATGCCGCAACCAGGATTTTTAGAAGAAGTAAATAAAATTTCTCATGATAATGGCACGCTGGTTATATATGACGAAGTAATCACTGCATTCCGTTTCCATTATGGTGCAGCTCAAGATTTATTAGGTGTTATTCCTGATTTAACTGCTTTTGGTAAAATTATTGGTGGTGGACTTCCAATTGGAGGATATGGTGGCCGTCAAGATATCATGGAACATGTTGCCCCACTTGGTCCAGCATATCAAGCAGGTACTATGGCTGGTAATCCATTATCTATGAAAGCCGGCATAGCTTTATTAGAAGTGTTAGAACAAGATGGTGTTTACGAAAAATTAGACCAATTAGGTAAACGTTTAGAGGATGGTTTATTAGATTTAATTAACAAGCATAAAATAACTGCTACAATTAATAGAATTTATGGTTCATTAACATTGTATTTCACGGATGAACATATTACACATTATGAGCAAGTTGAACGTTCAAGTGGTGAAGATTTTGCTAAGTTCTTTAAATTAATGCTTCATCAAGGTATAAATTTAGCACCATCTAAATACGAAGCTTGGTTCTTAACTACGGAACATACTGAAGAAGATATTGATCAAACATTAAAAGCTGCTGATTATGCATTTAGCCAAATGTCTAAGTAA
- a CDS encoding FUSC family protein: MRLGARIFKTGIAIILAMSIASLLPDNVGLKALAGVSAVVAMQPSIYRSFKTVSDQALGNIIGALLSVAMVTIFSDNIIIMGVTVIVLIAILFKFKLAHVATLASVTALIIMGQHTGSFYITAFYRFVLVMIGVISSSLVNFVFLPPKFETKIYYNSLNISSDIFVWFKLVLNDTSEFNNIKQDAQNLNQRIEKLEKIFDYYSEERPITKKYIHQQNRKKILFREVVQTTRQAYEVLNRLSRYQNDLYLLNNNFLLQIKLELDSLIAYHEQILVSLSKKARYNVTNLDFEVDNPQKKNLMETFQYELIHNPHQTEYSFANIMQIIAAIEDYRYHLEHLDRIRISFFTYHRNDSDIDIVEEDFDL; encoded by the coding sequence TTGAGACTAGGAGCTCGGATTTTTAAAACTGGTATAGCCATTATATTAGCTATGTCTATCGCTTCTTTACTACCCGACAATGTAGGTTTAAAAGCCTTAGCAGGCGTCAGTGCTGTTGTAGCAATGCAACCAAGCATTTATCGTTCATTTAAAACAGTATCTGATCAAGCCTTAGGTAACATTATCGGCGCCTTACTATCAGTGGCGATGGTAACCATATTTAGTGATAATATTATCATTATGGGAGTAACAGTAATTGTTTTAATTGCAATATTATTCAAATTTAAATTGGCACATGTAGCAACGCTTGCAAGTGTGACAGCCCTCATTATTATGGGGCAACACACTGGTTCTTTCTATATCACTGCATTCTATAGATTTGTACTAGTAATGATTGGTGTGATTAGTTCATCATTAGTCAATTTTGTTTTCTTACCTCCTAAATTTGAAACAAAGATATATTATAACTCGCTAAATATATCATCAGATATTTTTGTATGGTTTAAATTAGTTCTAAATGATACATCAGAGTTTAATAATATTAAACAAGATGCTCAAAATTTAAACCAACGAATTGAAAAATTAGAAAAAATATTCGATTATTATAGTGAAGAGCGCCCTATTACTAAAAAGTATATTCATCAACAAAATAGAAAGAAAATTCTTTTTAGAGAAGTAGTACAGACGACAAGACAAGCATATGAAGTATTAAACCGCTTATCCCGCTATCAAAACGACTTATATTTACTTAATAATAATTTTCTCTTACAGATTAAATTAGAATTAGATTCTCTTATCGCTTATCACGAACAGATTTTAGTTAGTTTATCGAAAAAAGCTAGATATAACGTCACAAATTTAGACTTTGAAGTTGATAATCCTCAAAAGAAAAATTTAATGGAAACATTCCAATATGAATTAATTCATAATCCACATCAAACAGAATATTCATTTGCAAATATTATGCAAATTATAGCTGCAATTGAGGATTACCGCTACCACCTGGAGCATCTAGATAGAATTAGAATTAGTTTCTTTACTTATCACCGCAATGACTCTGATATTGATATCGTGGAAGAAGACTTCGATTTATAA
- the bcp gene encoding thioredoxin-dependent thiol peroxidase, with product MLQKGDQFPNFALKNQHGETISNETFKGSKAILYFYPRDNTPTCTTEACDFRDNLAMFNDLDVKVFGISGDSQKKHQNFIAKHDLNFDLLVDEDYELSKATGVYQLKKSFGKESMGIVRTTFIIDENGFIIDVIEKVKVKTQIEELKNILG from the coding sequence ATGTTACAAAAAGGTGATCAATTTCCAAATTTTGCTTTAAAAAATCAACATGGAGAAACTATATCAAATGAGACGTTTAAAGGTAGTAAAGCAATTTTATATTTTTATCCAAGAGATAATACGCCAACATGTACTACAGAAGCATGTGACTTTCGGGATAATTTAGCAATGTTTAATGATTTAGATGTCAAAGTATTCGGTATAAGTGGTGATTCACAGAAAAAGCATCAAAATTTTATTGCAAAACATGATTTGAATTTTGATTTATTAGTTGATGAAGACTATGAATTATCTAAAGCTACTGGAGTTTATCAATTGAAAAAGTCTTTTGGTAAAGAGAGTATGGGTATTGTACGTACAACATTTATAATAGATGAAAATGGTTTTATTATTGATGTCATTGAAAAAGTTAAAGTTAAAACACAAATAGAAGAACTAAAAAATATTTTGGGGTGA